The segment CTGTACCGACTTTACTCGCATAACCTTGAATTTCAATCGCGGTTTCCGGGTATTCTTTAAGGAACTTGGACATCTTGAATATCTGATCTTTAAAGATCGGCAGGATTTCACTCGAATCATTTTCAAATAAAATATGTAAGCCAAGTGATTCGGAAGATTTGAGTATTCGCCCACATCCTTCATTGGTGATCTCTGAACCTCGAGGTGTTTCAGTACATAGATCACGTGCGTTTATTACGCCATCGCTGTCTTCATCCATTAAGTCGGCAACCTGATTTGGCGTTGGGGTGGCAATATAGTCGTAGTGATTATCACCGGCAACACATCCGCTTACAGCGAGCGTTATCAAAGATAGGCTAATAAACTTCTTCAACATTTTAGTACTCCACCGCTTTGTGCCATTCTTTTGGGGTATCGACGCGTAAGGCATCTAGAAGAGAACCGGTCGCATTAAATACCCGATATTTAGCAAACTGCTCGGCGTATTTTGCATCTAAATACCCTTTACGCGCTTCAAACAATTCGTTTTCGGTATTGAGAACGTCAAGTAGGGTACGTTTACCTATCTTGTATTGTTTTTGATACGCAATAACCGTTTCGGATGCTGAGTCGACATGATCTGCGAGAAAGTCTTTTTGTTGTACTGTCAGATCAAGTGCACTCCAAGAAAGGCGCAGGCCTTCTTCTACGGAACGGAAAGTGCGATCGCGAAAATCTTTGGCTTTGTTTAACTGGTATGCTGCGCTATCCGCTAAATCTTTATCGCTACCGCCGTTGAAAAGGTTGTAGCGTAGGCGAAGCATGGCTGCGAATTCGTCACTT is part of the Vibrio ponticus genome and harbors:
- a CDS encoding OmpA family protein; its protein translation is MLKKFISLSLITLAVSGCVAGDNHYDYIATPTPNQVADLMDEDSDGVINARDLCTETPRGSEITNEGCGRILKSSESLGLHILFENDSSEILPIFKDQIFKMSKFLKEYPETAIEIQGYASKVGTDEYNLALSKRRALAVESELESYSINPNRVTIVGYGETQLEDSGDEEISHAKNRKVVASVVGYKGDVVKEWTIFTRLPK